In Leptotrichia sp. OH3620_COT-345, the following proteins share a genomic window:
- a CDS encoding tetratricopeptide repeat protein, which produces MKKKVFFLLLVVAGMLSVSCFKGKKEEKPKENKETGSQSPINGNITSSVSGDIFNLGKNNNEKQENKGQENIKNLTPEEQKNLIDNKIDPAKVSQAIKDAESGSKEAILSLAHLYYGLNDSTKVKKYLQMGVDKNYPEAIYNMAMILKEEGKTVEAEKLMARLPKNVENGQLPPGAQAYNKGIGFIKSKNYKEAKAQFESAYRQGIKEADIQIALLNKQTRNYSEAVKWFKLAANRGIKEANFEIGAILFDTGRQVEARPYLTKAYNSGNKALAMPIAISYHKENNINEALKWYKIAAKNGNSDAKQAIAEIEGNKSASGKSGVNQFLNSGKQNSNFIDNTLSQTKKSENIPSVKKSLESNSKNLSATSTVNKNAKQSTAREKQNYNIEIEEITNSRVKEFNK; this is translated from the coding sequence GTGAAAAAAAAGGTATTTTTTCTATTATTGGTTGTTGCAGGGATGCTTTCCGTATCTTGTTTTAAAGGTAAAAAAGAAGAAAAACCTAAGGAAAATAAAGAAACAGGAAGTCAATCTCCAATAAATGGAAATATCACTTCTTCAGTAAGCGGAGATATTTTTAATTTAGGAAAAAATAATAATGAAAAGCAGGAAAATAAAGGACAAGAGAATATAAAAAATTTAACTCCCGAAGAACAGAAAAATCTGATTGATAATAAAATAGATCCTGCAAAAGTTTCTCAAGCCATAAAAGATGCTGAAAGTGGAAGTAAGGAAGCTATTCTTTCATTAGCTCATCTTTATTACGGATTAAATGACAGTACTAAAGTAAAGAAATATTTACAAATGGGTGTAGATAAAAATTATCCTGAAGCTATATATAATATGGCTATGATATTAAAAGAAGAAGGAAAAACAGTAGAAGCGGAAAAACTTATGGCACGTTTGCCTAAAAATGTCGAAAACGGTCAGCTACCTCCGGGGGCACAAGCTTATAATAAAGGAATCGGATTTATTAAATCAAAAAATTACAAAGAAGCAAAGGCACAGTTTGAATCTGCATATAGACAAGGTATAAAAGAAGCCGACATTCAGATTGCTCTTTTAAACAAACAGACAAGAAATTATTCTGAAGCTGTGAAATGGTTTAAACTGGCAGCTAATCGTGGAATAAAGGAAGCAAATTTTGAAATAGGGGCTATATTATTTGATACGGGACGGCAAGTTGAAGCAAGACCGTATCTTACAAAGGCCTATAATTCAGGGAATAAAGCTCTTGCTATGCCTATAGCTATTTCATATCATAAGGAAAATAATATAAATGAAGCTTTAAAATGGTATAAGATAGCAGCTAAAAATGGTAATAGTGATGCAAAACAGGCAATAGCTGAAATTGAAGGAAATAAAAGTGCAAGTGGAAAATCCGGAGTAAATCAGTTTTTAAATTCCGGAAAGCAGAATTCGAATTTTATAGATAATACTTTATCACAAACAAAAAAATCTGAAAATATTCCAAGTGTAAAAAAATCATTGGAAAGTAATAGCAAGAATTTAAGTGCTACTTCAACGGTAAATAAAAATGCGAAGCAAAGTACAGCAAGAGAAAAACAGAATTATAATATTGAAATTGAAGAAATTACGAACAGTAGAGTGAAAGAATTTAATAAATAA
- the rsmB gene encoding 16S rRNA (cytosine(967)-C(5))-methyltransferase RsmB, producing MEIIENMENKKNSKNGINGKNSEKAVNKEKNNIKIDIINLFDDIMNGKYSNIQLNYYFRTKNYLKKEKLFITNIINITLKNLIYIDYILSKIVKTVQKRKIKQLLRISVAQILFMNTDNAGVIHEGVETAKILNNHQSGFVNAVLQGVLKDKDEIIRNIPKDKRESIIFSYPQWFVNKLKTDYPEEYTDIMKSYKTRSYLSVRYDKKNLTEEKFKKILSDIDSEILFSTEEVYYLSNSNIFETEEYKKGNIIIQDASSYLAVKNMEIKENDTVLDACSAPGGKTLAILQNFSPKLLVATDIYEHKVKLLKDIKEKYKFSNFEIYINDASKIENLNMKFDKILLDVPCSGLGVLRKKPEKIYSLTLEQIKSLKKLQKKIFDSAYKVLNKNGVILYSTCTFLINENTNNIKSFLEKYNDLITEEVSIPENVDIGKDECGGVYITHKNKYMDGFYIAKLKKK from the coding sequence ATGGAAATAATAGAAAATATGGAAAATAAGAAAAATTCAAAAAACGGAATAAACGGAAAAAATTCAGAAAAAGCAGTAAATAAAGAAAAAAATAATATAAAAATCGATATTATAAATTTATTTGATGATATTATGAACGGTAAATACAGTAATATTCAGTTGAATTATTATTTTAGGACAAAAAATTATCTTAAAAAGGAAAAATTGTTCATAACCAATATTATAAATATAACATTGAAAAATTTAATATATATAGATTATATACTGAGTAAAATTGTAAAAACAGTCCAGAAAAGGAAAATAAAACAGTTATTGAGAATATCCGTAGCTCAGATATTATTTATGAATACGGATAATGCAGGTGTTATACATGAAGGAGTAGAAACTGCAAAAATACTTAACAACCATCAGTCCGGCTTTGTAAACGCAGTATTACAAGGGGTTTTAAAGGATAAAGATGAAATAATTCGAAATATTCCTAAAGATAAAAGAGAAAGTATTATTTTTTCTTATCCCCAGTGGTTTGTAAATAAGTTGAAAACAGATTATCCTGAAGAATATACGGATATAATGAAATCATATAAAACGAGAAGTTACTTATCTGTACGATATGACAAAAAAAATTTGACAGAAGAAAAATTTAAAAAAATATTATCGGACATTGATTCGGAGATATTATTTTCAACGGAAGAAGTTTACTATCTTTCAAATTCAAATATATTTGAAACTGAAGAATATAAAAAAGGAAATATAATAATACAGGATGCTTCTTCTTATCTGGCAGTAAAAAATATGGAAATAAAAGAAAATGACACAGTTTTAGATGCATGTAGTGCTCCCGGAGGAAAAACATTGGCAATATTGCAGAATTTTTCTCCAAAACTGTTAGTTGCTACAGATATTTACGAGCATAAAGTAAAGCTTCTTAAAGATATAAAAGAAAAATATAAATTTTCAAATTTTGAGATTTATATTAATGATGCAAGCAAAATAGAAAATTTGAATATGAAATTTGATAAAATACTTCTTGATGTTCCGTGTAGCGGACTGGGGGTGTTAAGAAAAAAACCTGAAAAAATATACAGTTTGACTTTAGAGCAGATAAAAAGTCTTAAAAAGCTTCAAAAAAAAATATTTGACAGTGCTTACAAAGTTTTAAATAAAAATGGAGTTATACTGTACAGTACATGTACATTTTTAATTAATGAAAATACTAATAACATAAAATCTTTTCTTGAAAAATATAATGATTTGATTACTGAAGAAGTAAGTATTCCTGAAAATGTGGATATAGGAAAAGATGAATGCGGAGGAGTGTATATTACTCATAAAAATAAATATATGGACGGATTTTATATAGCAAAACTGAAAAAGAAGTAA
- a CDS encoding MATE family efflux transporter has product MDNKIKAIYKKVFTIGLPVSFENMIYSLMNFIDVFMVGVKNPVLGLGTAAVAGLGFANQVFMIFIVSLFGMNSGGGILAAQYFGSRDYKNLKKCLGITIVVGFLFSLLFLSLGLKIPEIIIGIFTNDKKAIFLGGKYLRIVAWTYPLIGIGFAFNMQLRAIGATKHSLYSSILGLFINGITNYTLIFGNFGFPAMGVEGAAIATVFSRIVSTLYVIFMIYKLKLPIAGTFSELFGFSLEFVKKVMKISLPVFGHEIMWVLGVSMYVVIYGRMGTESAASIQIVKSISNLVFTLIFGLSSGTSAIIGHEIGAGNEEDAYKYAVELLKAAMMLGVIIALFVYVTSPLVLKLMGVDKQLYPLTRQIIFSEAILIITKTAGTLLIVGILRSGGDTLWTMFADLLPLWLFAIPLTYIAGIKIGLPVALVYLFSGSDEMLKVYPCLKRLKSKKWINNLVRNH; this is encoded by the coding sequence ATGGATAATAAAATAAAAGCAATATATAAAAAAGTGTTTACAATAGGATTACCTGTTTCATTTGAAAATATGATATACAGTCTGATGAACTTTATTGACGTATTTATGGTTGGAGTGAAAAATCCTGTACTCGGACTTGGAACTGCTGCTGTGGCAGGATTGGGATTTGCCAATCAAGTATTTATGATTTTCATTGTTTCTTTATTCGGTATGAATAGTGGCGGGGGAATACTGGCAGCACAATATTTTGGAAGCAGGGATTATAAAAATCTGAAAAAATGTCTGGGAATTACCATTGTTGTAGGGTTCTTATTTTCGTTATTATTTTTGTCTTTAGGTCTTAAAATACCTGAAATTATAATAGGCATTTTTACGAATGACAAGAAAGCAATATTTCTTGGAGGAAAATATTTGAGAATTGTAGCATGGACGTATCCTTTAATAGGAATAGGATTTGCTTTTAATATGCAGTTACGTGCCATAGGAGCGACAAAACATTCCCTTTATTCAAGTATATTAGGATTGTTTATCAACGGGATTACAAATTATACTCTTATTTTCGGAAATTTCGGATTTCCTGCAATGGGAGTGGAAGGAGCGGCTATCGCTACTGTATTTTCAAGAATTGTAAGTACATTATATGTAATATTTATGATATATAAACTAAAACTTCCAATAGCAGGAACTTTTTCTGAATTGTTCGGATTTTCATTGGAATTTGTAAAGAAAGTGATGAAAATTTCACTTCCTGTATTTGGGCATGAAATAATGTGGGTTTTAGGAGTAAGTATGTATGTGGTAATATACGGAAGAATGGGAACCGAATCTGCAGCATCTATACAGATTGTAAAATCAATAAGTAATTTGGTGTTTACATTGATATTTGGTCTTTCAAGCGGAACTTCAGCTATAATCGGTCATGAAATAGGGGCAGGAAATGAGGAAGATGCTTATAAATATGCGGTAGAATTGTTGAAAGCTGCCATGATGCTTGGAGTGATAATTGCACTGTTTGTTTACGTGACAAGTCCTTTAGTCCTGAAATTAATGGGTGTAGATAAGCAATTGTATCCGTTAACTCGGCAGATTATATTTTCCGAGGCTATTTTAATAATAACTAAGACGGCGGGAACTCTTTTAATTGTAGGGATACTCAGATCGGGAGGAGATACATTGTGGACGATGTTTGCCGATTTACTTCCGTTATGGCTGTTTGCCATTCCGTTGACATATATAGCCGGAATAAAAATAGGGCTTCCTGTAGCACTAGTATATTTATTTTCAGGAAGTGATGAAATGCTTAAAGTATATCCATGTCTAAAAAGGCTGAAAAGTAAAAAATGGATAAACAATCTTGTAAGAAATCATTAG
- a CDS encoding endonuclease/exonuclease/phosphatase family protein — protein sequence MKNIKKGIFMLLFFYCIFSCYKKTDTEDKNRKNIFEKNVKSENKSENLISIASFNAMRLGEKEKNYEVMAKIISNFDLTGIEEVMNENGLKRLKAHLIKLTGEKWEYIISESSVGSENYKEYYGYIYKSEKVQEVKKIGFYKEKNKNDFIREPYGVYFKFGNFDFIYVICHSIFGDNEKQRLIEAGNYSDVYEYFLNITEENDIIMAGDFNVPANSTAFKNLISKNNMSYILNPESDLTTLSDKKLVNSYDNFFINKEKTKEYTGRYGVYNFLRNNNGEIKKYISDHLLIFSEYSTENDLD from the coding sequence ATGAAAAATATAAAAAAGGGAATTTTTATGTTACTGTTTTTTTATTGCATTTTTAGTTGTTATAAAAAAACAGATACAGAAGATAAAAATAGAAAAAATATTTTTGAAAAAAATGTAAAATCTGAAAATAAAAGCGAAAATCTGATAAGCATAGCTTCTTTCAATGCTATGAGATTAGGAGAAAAGGAAAAAAATTATGAAGTAATGGCAAAAATAATATCAAATTTTGATTTGACGGGAATAGAAGAAGTTATGAATGAAAACGGTCTGAAAAGACTCAAAGCTCATCTGATAAAACTTACAGGGGAAAAGTGGGAATATATAATATCTGAAAGCAGTGTAGGAAGTGAAAATTACAAAGAGTATTACGGATATATATACAAAAGTGAGAAAGTTCAGGAAGTAAAAAAAATAGGATTTTATAAAGAGAAAAATAAAAATGATTTTATAAGGGAACCTTATGGAGTATATTTCAAATTTGGAAATTTTGATTTTATATATGTAATTTGCCATTCCATTTTCGGTGACAATGAAAAACAGAGATTGATCGAAGCGGGGAATTATTCAGATGTATATGAATATTTTTTGAATATAACGGAAGAAAATGATATAATAATGGCAGGTGACTTTAATGTACCTGCTAACAGTACCGCATTTAAAAATTTAATTTCAAAAAATAATATGTCTTATATTTTAAATCCTGAAAGTGATTTAACCACTCTTTCAGATAAAAAATTAGTAAATTCATATGACAATTTTTTTATAAATAAAGAAAAAACGAAAGAATACACGGGAAGATACGGAGTGTATAATTTTTTACGAAATAATAACGGTGAAATTAAGAAATATATTTCAGATCATTTGTTAATATTTTCAGAATATTCAACTGAAAATGATTTGGATTAA
- a CDS encoding sucrose-6-phosphate hydrolase, with the protein MDFKYVRENEEKSILEKQKKVDSDFWRQKYHIQGIVGLINDPNGFSQFNEKYHMFYQWNPLKTDHTAKYWAHSTSVDLLHWKREKTALRPETEYTKNGVYSGSALIIDEKLYLFYTGNVKDDEGNRSSYQCIAISQDGKNFKRIEPVIINQPDGYTRHIRDPKVWEKDGTYYMVLGIQSSDLKGKTVLYSSENIYDWKFEGEIAGAYKGKLKEFGFMWECPDYFQLKDEKTDKMTDILLFSPQGLKPEGDLYNNKYQSGYFLGKLNYEKPEFIIESDFIEIDRGHDFYAPQTMVDNKGRRLIIGWMGVPEEEDYPTIENEWLHCLTLPRQLKFMDGKLYQLPIEEMNTIRGEKTEFLSEVKGEREVGKGLIYELKAEFTNIGSNFGLKLRVGKNCETVLRFDYNEKKFTLDRSHNRQSDKSLRKVYLGDIDKLELTVFVDNSSIEIFINNGKEVFSSRIFPDKDGNGITVFSENSINAKIEKWEWK; encoded by the coding sequence ATGGATTTTAAGTATGTAAGGGAAAACGAAGAAAAATCAATTTTGGAAAAACAGAAAAAAGTTGATAGCGATTTCTGGAGACAGAAATATCATATACAGGGAATAGTGGGACTTATAAATGATCCTAACGGATTTTCCCAATTTAACGAAAAATACCATATGTTTTATCAATGGAATCCACTGAAAACAGATCACACAGCTAAATATTGGGCACACAGTACAAGTGTGGATTTGCTTCACTGGAAAAGGGAAAAAACAGCTTTAAGACCTGAAACCGAATATACTAAAAATGGAGTTTATTCAGGAAGTGCTTTAATAATAGATGAAAAACTTTATTTATTTTATACCGGCAATGTAAAAGATGATGAGGGTAATAGAAGTTCTTATCAATGTATAGCGATATCTCAAGATGGAAAAAATTTTAAAAGAATTGAACCTGTAATAATAAATCAACCTGACGGTTATACAAGGCATATAAGAGATCCTAAAGTATGGGAAAAAGATGGAACTTATTATATGGTATTAGGTATTCAAAGTAGTGATTTAAAAGGAAAGACAGTTCTTTATAGTTCTGAAAATATATATGACTGGAAATTTGAAGGAGAAATAGCAGGTGCATATAAAGGAAAATTGAAAGAATTCGGATTTATGTGGGAATGTCCTGATTACTTTCAGCTGAAAGATGAAAAAACGGATAAAATGACTGACATACTTCTATTTTCTCCTCAAGGACTTAAACCAGAAGGAGATTTGTACAACAACAAATATCAGAGTGGTTATTTTTTAGGAAAATTAAATTATGAGAAACCTGAGTTTATTATTGAATCTGATTTTATTGAAATTGACAGGGGGCATGATTTTTATGCTCCTCAGACAATGGTAGATAACAAAGGGAGAAGACTTATAATTGGTTGGATGGGAGTACCTGAAGAAGAAGACTATCCTACAATTGAAAATGAATGGCTTCATTGTCTAACTTTACCTAGACAACTGAAATTTATGGACGGAAAGCTTTATCAGCTTCCTATTGAAGAAATGAATACAATCAGAGGAGAAAAAACGGAATTTTTATCGGAGGTCAAAGGAGAAAGAGAAGTCGGAAAAGGATTGATATATGAATTAAAAGCTGAATTTACAAATATCGGTTCTAACTTCGGATTAAAATTAAGAGTAGGGAAAAACTGTGAAACGGTTTTAAGATTTGACTATAATGAAAAAAAATTCACATTGGACAGAAGCCATAACAGACAGTCCGACAAAAGTCTGAGAAAAGTGTATTTAGGAGATATAGATAAGCTTGAATTAACTGTATTTGTAGATAATTCATCAATTGAAATATTTATAAATAACGGAAAAGAAGTGTTTTCATCAAGAATTTTTCCTGATAAGGATGGAAACGGGATAACAGTTTTTTCCGAAAACAGTATAAATGCTAAAATAGAAAAATGGGAATGGAAATAA
- a CDS encoding phospholipase D-like domain-containing protein, with translation MKFKNTLKKSENIKKYLLPLLFFLVLSCSTIKEPPLGVNYESPLRKSKNVDFHYDLTYLDKDGNIKYDRNLWESTYKIIDNAKDYLIIEMFLFNDIYNKNKEKFPEFAKEYVKRLIKKKTENPELKVYILTDENNNLYGAFEHPFLTELKKNGINIIIVDIFKLKDTFPWYSPIWRRSIKPFGNPQNKGWITNFYGPMWPKLTLRNLFRALNVKADHKKVFLNEREVVVSSANIHDPSYFHENIAVYADGDITGDVLHNLELVAEFSNSEINIRKNSEESNMEKDESSSVKLEKIENSEEIKENDIKNDKITDIEGGEYKIQYISEGIIGKYMDRDIDSLQSGDELIMGMYFLADKNIINKLINASNRGVKIRLILDRSRDAFGMSTNGLPNKPVSKKLKKKSKGKIEIKWYFTNNEQYHTKITLMKKTDGSVIISAGSANLIKKNVRGYIMDANFRILTDKNSKLTKDIYSYFDRLWENKDGIFTINFEDEPTTSGFSDFMYKILDATQLGSF, from the coding sequence ATGAAATTTAAAAATACTTTAAAAAAATCCGAAAATATAAAAAAATATTTATTGCCACTACTTTTTTTTCTGGTGTTATCATGTTCCACAATAAAAGAGCCGCCTTTGGGAGTAAATTATGAAAGTCCTTTAAGAAAAAGTAAAAATGTAGATTTTCATTATGATTTGACTTATTTGGATAAAGACGGAAATATAAAATATGACAGGAATTTATGGGAATCAACCTATAAAATAATTGACAATGCAAAAGATTATCTGATTATAGAAATGTTTCTGTTCAATGATATTTATAATAAAAATAAGGAAAAGTTTCCTGAATTTGCTAAAGAATATGTTAAAAGACTTATAAAGAAAAAAACGGAAAATCCTGAATTGAAGGTATATATATTGACAGATGAAAATAATAATTTATACGGTGCATTTGAACATCCTTTTTTGACGGAATTAAAGAAAAACGGGATAAATATCATAATAGTGGATATATTTAAGCTGAAAGATACATTTCCTTGGTATTCACCCATCTGGAGAAGATCTATAAAGCCTTTTGGAAATCCACAAAATAAAGGATGGATAACTAATTTTTACGGTCCTATGTGGCCGAAATTGACATTGAGAAATTTATTCAGAGCATTGAATGTAAAAGCTGATCATAAAAAAGTATTTCTGAATGAAAGAGAAGTTGTTGTTTCCAGTGCAAATATACATGATCCGAGCTATTTTCATGAAAATATAGCTGTTTATGCAGATGGAGACATAACAGGAGATGTACTTCATAATTTAGAACTTGTTGCAGAATTTTCAAACTCGGAAATAAATATAAGAAAAAATAGTGAAGAAAGCAATATGGAAAAAGATGAATCTTCTTCAGTTAAGCTTGAAAAAATAGAAAATTCGGAAGAAATAAAGGAAAACGATATAAAAAATGATAAAATAACTGATATTGAAGGAGGTGAATATAAAATACAGTATATTTCCGAAGGAATTATTGGGAAATATATGGATAGGGACATTGACAGTCTACAGTCAGGAGATGAACTTATAATGGGGATGTATTTTCTTGCTGATAAAAATATAATAAATAAATTAATAAATGCTTCAAACAGAGGAGTCAAAATAAGACTTATACTGGACAGAAGTAGGGATGCTTTTGGAATGAGTACTAACGGTCTTCCTAATAAACCTGTATCCAAAAAACTGAAAAAAAAATCAAAAGGAAAAATTGAAATAAAGTGGTATTTTACTAATAATGAACAATATCACACTAAGATTACTCTAATGAAAAAAACAGACGGAAGTGTTATAATATCAGCAGGTTCAGCCAATCTAATAAAGAAAAATGTAAGAGGTTATATAATGGATGCCAATTTCAGAATATTAACAGATAAAAATTCAAAATTGACAAAAGATATATATTCATATTTTGATAGATTGTGGGAAAACAAAGATGGAATATTTACAATAAATTTTGAAGATGAGCCTACAACAAGCGGATTTTCAGATTTTATGTATAAAATTTTGGATGCAACTCAATTAGGTTCATTTTAA